The Rhizobium viscosum genomic sequence GAAAGCGCCTGAGCGCTTTCTCCCTCCAATCCTGTCAGGGGCTAGGCGGCCCCTGACATAAGCTTCCGGTGCCCAGGAACGCCGGACGTAAGATCGCAATTCTTCGTAACTGTCTTCGCCTGCCGGAATGTTTTTGCTGCGTGATGCCGCGCCAAGGAAACCACCGGTTCAAATTTATTCCGTCGCTTTCAAATAGGGGTATTGCGATGCGTATCACGATCAAGCTCAAGCTCGCAGCCGCGTTCGGCTTCGTCATATTGTTACTAGTGGGTAGTGCAGTCTTTGGAATTATCAGCCTCAGCTCGCTGAACGAAGCCGTCGGCAACCTGATCGCAGGTCCTTCAAAAAGACTGGAATTGGCTCTGGAAGCCAAAGCTGCCGAGCTCGATGCCATCAGGTGGCAGAAGAACGCCCTTTTGGAAATGGATCCTGAAGCAGCCAGGAAACACTACGAAAACTCGGCGAAGAGCATGGATGAATTGCTCACATTCGCGACAGGCGGCCAGCAGCTCGCAACAGCCGAAGGCAAGCCCACGTGGGACAGACTGGTCGAGCTCAGCAAACGTTTCGTGGAAGGTTCCAACAAAGTCGCCTTGATCCAGCAAAGTGGCGACAGGGCAGGGGCCACGGCTTATTCCGGTGGAGAGGTTCGGGTCATCGTCACAGAACTGGAAGACGTCTTTGCGACGCTTGTGGCGCTTCAGCAGAAGTCGATGACCCGGGCCGACGACGACACGGAAATTCTCTACGGCAACACCAGAAACCTGCTGATCGGCATGGCTGTCGGCGCTTCTGTCATCGCTTTCGCCGCCGCACTGTGGATCGCGCTCGGCATCAACAGTGGCTTGCGCAAGATCATGAATGTCGCCAGCGCTGTCGCCATCGGCGATCTGAACCAGAAGGTCGAGATCAAGAGCAATGACGAGATCAAGGATCTGGTGAACACGATCAACGTCATGACAGATAATCTGCGCAATACCGCTGACATCGCAAACGAGATTTCGAACGGTGACCTCAGCGTTACACCGAAGCCGCTCTCCGACAAGGATACGCTCGGTATTGCCATGCTCGGCATGGTGAACAACCTGCGCGCTACTGCAGACGTTGCCAACCAGATCGCTGAAGGCGACCTCTCGGTCGAGGTGAAGCCGCTTTCGGCCAAGGATACGCTCGGCATCGCGATGCAAAGCATGGTCGCTAATCTTCGTGCCACCGCCGACATTGCCACGCAGATTGCCGCGGGCGACCTGACTGTTTCTCCGAAGGCGCTCTCGGCCAAGGACACACTCGGCACCGCGCTCGAACAGATGGTGGAGCGCTTGCGCGATGTCGTCGCGGACGCAATTGCGGCAGCCGAGAATGTTTCGGCCGGCAGCCAGGAGCTTTCGGCGAGCTCGGAGCAGGTGTCGCAGGGCGCCACCGAGCAGGCTTCGTCGGCCGAGGAAGCCTCCTCCTCGATGGAGGAGATGGCTGCCAACATCAAGCAGAATGCCGATAACGCTGCCCAGACGGAAAAGATCGCCCGCCAGTCCGCCAAGGATGCGGAGATGAGCGGAAATGCCGTTTCCCGTGCCGTCGAGGCCATGCGTACGATCGCCCAGAAGATCAGCATCGTTCAGGAAATCGCCCGCCAGACTGACCTTCTCGCGCTGAATGCCGCTGTGGAAGCGGCTCGTGCCGGCGAACACGGCAAGGGTTTTGCAGTCGTGGCTTCGGAAGTGCGCAAGCTTGCCGAGCGCAGCCAGTCGGCGGCAGCGGAAATCAGCGCCATGTCGAGCGATACCGTCACGGCCGCCCAGGAAGCCGGTGATATGCTCGGCCGCCTGGTTCCTGATATCAGAAAGACGGCGGAACTCGTGGCGGAGATCAGCTCTGCATGCCGCGAGCAGGATGTCGGTGCGTCGCAGATCAACGAGGCGATCCAGCAGCTCGACAAGGTCACTCAGCAGAATGCGGGTGCTTCCGAGCAGATGTCTGCGACGTCGGAAGAGCTCGCTGCCCAGGCCGAGGAACTGCAGACGTCCATCGCCTTCTTCAAAGTGGATACGGCGGGTGGCAAGGCAATGGCGACAGGTGGTCGTCAGGGTCGCGCACCGGCCGCCAAGGTGACCACACGCAGCCCGGCTCCATCCGCAGCCCGCAAGCCGGCCGTCAAGGCGGGTCCCGCCAACGGTATTGCCGCTCAGCAAGCCCGTGCCAAGGGTTTCGCCCTGGATATGTCCATGGGCGGGCCGGACACGGCGGATGATGATTTCCGGGAAAGCGCGTAGGCGCTTCCCGACGGACAGACATTGGGGCCGCGGCAACAGCGGCCCCGTTACGGCCGGCGCATGGAAGCGCCGGGGCACACCGGCTCGGCCGGCAACGCATGAAGCGTTTTTACGGCGGCACAATGTGTCATTTCGCGGGATATCCGCTGCAGTCCTGAAGGGGTCTTGGAATGCGCTTCACGATCAAACTCAAACTGGGCCTGGTGTTCGGTTTCATCGTTCTCCTGACCTGCGCCATGGCTGGTCTTTCGATCTACAATCTCTCGTCGCTGAATAGCGACATCTCGGTCATGGTTGCCGGTCCGGTCGCCAATCTGCGCGATTCCGGTGATCTCTCCGATGCTGTGATGCGTTCCATCCGCGCCGAAAAGGATGCGATCATCAATACCGATGCGACCAAGATCGGCGGCTATGTTGATGAGATCTCGCAGCAGCGCGAGCAGATCAAGACACTGCAGGCTCGCCTTGCCGCTTCGGAAGACCCTGACATCAGGAATGGCATGGCTCAGTTCGGCGACCTCTACGGCAAGTGGACGGCGCTGCAGGATCGCGTTGCCGATCTCGCCAAGCAGAACACCACCGAATCCAACACCCAGGCCGGCGTCATTTCGATGGGCGAAGGCCAAGTGGTAACGACCCAGCTTCTTGGCATTCTCACCAAGCTGAACGACACCGTGACTGGCAATGTCGCCGAAACCGACGCCGCCACCAACGACCAGTATGCGCAGTCGCGCAATATGCTCGTGATGATGACGATCGGTCTGATCATCGTATCCTCCGCTGCTGCCATCTGGATCCTGCTCAATATCTCCCGAGGCCTCAAGCGCGCAGTCCAGCTCGCGGATGCCGTCAGCATCGGCGATCTCGAACAGGATATTGAGCACAAGAGCAATGACGAGATCCGCGACCTAGTCAATTCCATGACGAGGATGACCGGCAACCTGCGCAATACCGCGCAGATCGCCAACCAGATCTCGAACGGCGACCTTACCGTGTCTCCGAAGCCTCTGTCGGAGAAAGATACGCTGGGCATCGCTCTTGAGCAGATGGTGGAGCGCCTGCGTGGTGTCGTTGCGGACGCAATCGCGGCTGCGGAAAACGTCTCGTCCGGCAGCCAGGAACTGTCGGCCAGCTCCGAGCAGGTCTCGCAGGGCGCGACCGAACAGGCGGCTTCGGCTGAAGAGGCCTCCGCTTCGATGGAAGAGATGGCCTCAAACATCAAGCAGAATGCCGACAACGCCGCCCAGACCGAAAAGATCGCCCGCCAGTCCGCCAAGGATGCCGAAGTTTCGGGTGAAGCGGTCTCGCGTGCTGTTCAGGCAATGCGCACGATTGCCGAGAAGATCGGCATCGTTCAGGAAATCGCCCGCCAGACCGATCTGCTCGCCCTGAACGCTGCCGTCGAAGCCGCGCGTGCCGGCGAACACGGCAAGGGCTTTGCGGTCGTCGCCTCGGAAGTGCGCAAGCTCGCAGAGCGCAGCCAGTCGGCAGCCGCTGAGATCGGTGCGATGTCCGGCGATACGGTAAAGGCAGCGCAGGAAGCTGGCGACATGCTGGGTCGCCTGGTTCCTGACATCCGCAAGACGGCCGAACTGGTCTCCGAGATCAGCGCCGCCTGCCGCGAGCAGGATATTGGTGCAGCCCAGATCAACGAAGCGATCCAGCAGCTCGACAAGGTGACGCAGCAGAATGCCGGCGCTTCCGAAGAGATGTCGGCGACCTCCGAAGAACTCGCCACGCAGGCTGAGGAACTGCAGGCCTCGATCGCCTTCTTCAAGGTGGACATGGCCGGCAACCGCCTGTCGCGTGCTCCGGCTGCCAAGGTCAGCGTCCGCACGCCGGCCCCGACCGGAGGCCGCAAGCCGGTCGGCAAGAAGACCACGGCTGCCAATACGGTTGCTGCCCAGCAGGCACGCGCCAAGGGCTTTGCCCTGGATATGTCGATGGGTGGCCCTGATGACGGGGATGCCGAGTTCAAGGAAAGCGCCTGAGCATCCGGGTCCTTTCAATATGTTAACAGGCGTCTCCGATAATGGGGGCGCCCGAATCCAAGGAAAGCGGTTGATCATGGCAACAACATCTCTGGAAGCCCAATTCGTGACCTTCAGCCTCGGCGAGGAGATCTTCGCCGTTCCGGTGGAGGTGGTGCGCGAAATCCTCGACTATGCGGAAGCATTCAAGATTCCGAATGGCCCCGACTATCTGCTCGGCCTGCGCGACGTGCGCGGCCAGGGCGTCCCGACGATCGATCTGCGCCTGAAGCTCGGCATGTCAAAGACAGTACCGACGCCGCATACGCGCGTGCTGGTTCTCGACGTTCCGATGGAAAATCGCCTTCTGACGCTCGGCCTCGTTGCCGACCGCGTTTTCGAAGTGACGCCCTTCCGTCGCGATCAGATCGAGTCCGCACCCGATATCGGCGTACGCTGGCGGTCGGATTACATTGCCGGTGTCGTGCGCCGCGAGAACGGCTTCGTCGTCATCGTCGACCTTGCCCGGCTTCTGTCGCGCGAGGATGCCACTGTCCTGCAATCGGCCGCCTGAGGCCCTCAAGACCTGTTCGGAGCGTCGCGTTTTATGAGTATGGCAGCGGTAGAAACCCAATTGCCGGGTGACAGGATCAGCAAGCGTAA encodes the following:
- a CDS encoding HAMP domain-containing methyl-accepting chemotaxis protein; the protein is MRITIKLKLAAAFGFVILLLVGSAVFGIISLSSLNEAVGNLIAGPSKRLELALEAKAAELDAIRWQKNALLEMDPEAARKHYENSAKSMDELLTFATGGQQLATAEGKPTWDRLVELSKRFVEGSNKVALIQQSGDRAGATAYSGGEVRVIVTELEDVFATLVALQQKSMTRADDDTEILYGNTRNLLIGMAVGASVIAFAAALWIALGINSGLRKIMNVASAVAIGDLNQKVEIKSNDEIKDLVNTINVMTDNLRNTADIANEISNGDLSVTPKPLSDKDTLGIAMLGMVNNLRATADVANQIAEGDLSVEVKPLSAKDTLGIAMQSMVANLRATADIATQIAAGDLTVSPKALSAKDTLGTALEQMVERLRDVVADAIAAAENVSAGSQELSASSEQVSQGATEQASSAEEASSSMEEMAANIKQNADNAAQTEKIARQSAKDAEMSGNAVSRAVEAMRTIAQKISIVQEIARQTDLLALNAAVEAARAGEHGKGFAVVASEVRKLAERSQSAAAEISAMSSDTVTAAQEAGDMLGRLVPDIRKTAELVAEISSACREQDVGASQINEAIQQLDKVTQQNAGASEQMSATSEELAAQAEELQTSIAFFKVDTAGGKAMATGGRQGRAPAAKVTTRSPAPSAARKPAVKAGPANGIAAQQARAKGFALDMSMGGPDTADDDFRESA
- a CDS encoding methyl-accepting chemotaxis protein; this translates as MRFTIKLKLGLVFGFIVLLTCAMAGLSIYNLSSLNSDISVMVAGPVANLRDSGDLSDAVMRSIRAEKDAIINTDATKIGGYVDEISQQREQIKTLQARLAASEDPDIRNGMAQFGDLYGKWTALQDRVADLAKQNTTESNTQAGVISMGEGQVVTTQLLGILTKLNDTVTGNVAETDAATNDQYAQSRNMLVMMTIGLIIVSSAAAIWILLNISRGLKRAVQLADAVSIGDLEQDIEHKSNDEIRDLVNSMTRMTGNLRNTAQIANQISNGDLTVSPKPLSEKDTLGIALEQMVERLRGVVADAIAAAENVSSGSQELSASSEQVSQGATEQAASAEEASASMEEMASNIKQNADNAAQTEKIARQSAKDAEVSGEAVSRAVQAMRTIAEKIGIVQEIARQTDLLALNAAVEAARAGEHGKGFAVVASEVRKLAERSQSAAAEIGAMSGDTVKAAQEAGDMLGRLVPDIRKTAELVSEISAACREQDIGAAQINEAIQQLDKVTQQNAGASEEMSATSEELATQAEELQASIAFFKVDMAGNRLSRAPAAKVSVRTPAPTGGRKPVGKKTTAANTVAAQQARAKGFALDMSMGGPDDGDAEFKESA
- a CDS encoding chemotaxis protein CheW, with translation MATTSLEAQFVTFSLGEEIFAVPVEVVREILDYAEAFKIPNGPDYLLGLRDVRGQGVPTIDLRLKLGMSKTVPTPHTRVLVLDVPMENRLLTLGLVADRVFEVTPFRRDQIESAPDIGVRWRSDYIAGVVRRENGFVVIVDLARLLSREDATVLQSAA